Proteins from one Clostridium cellulovorans 743B genomic window:
- a CDS encoding aldo/keto reductase family protein: MKYRNLGKWGLKVSEVSLGSWMTSLYGTESINLAKETIKLAYDNGVNFFDCADAYSGGEAERFLGDVLKEYPRSSYVVSSKVFFPTGPGANDWGLSRKHIFDQIDKTLKNMKMDYIDMYFCHRFDNTTPMEETLQALSDLVAKGKVLYYGVSEEWSAARLNKAVGIIKELGLRPLSVIQPQYNMVDRYIEDEIISVCEENGIGIVPFSPLAQGLLTGKYKKGLKIPEGSRATHQPDKQINQLLTDENLDKVEKLSKIAEEIGTNMSVLALAWILNKPSISSVITGATKPEQLKNNIVASGFEIPKDAMAEIEKILNYHPFERHVG, translated from the coding sequence ATGAAATATCGTAATCTTGGAAAATGGGGATTAAAAGTAAGTGAAGTGTCTTTGGGAAGTTGGATGACAAGTTTATATGGAACTGAATCAATAAATTTAGCAAAAGAAACTATCAAATTAGCCTACGATAATGGAGTAAACTTTTTTGATTGTGCTGATGCATACAGTGGTGGAGAAGCAGAACGTTTCTTGGGAGATGTCTTGAAGGAATATCCTAGAAGCTCATATGTAGTATCAAGTAAGGTGTTTTTTCCTACTGGACCTGGAGCTAATGATTGGGGACTCTCAAGAAAACATATTTTTGATCAAATAGATAAAACCCTTAAAAATATGAAGATGGATTATATAGATATGTATTTTTGTCATAGATTTGACAATACAACTCCTATGGAGGAAACGCTTCAAGCATTGAGTGATCTAGTTGCAAAAGGAAAAGTGCTTTACTATGGCGTAAGTGAAGAGTGGAGTGCTGCTAGGCTGAATAAAGCTGTTGGAATAATAAAAGAACTAGGACTTCGACCATTGTCTGTTATTCAACCTCAGTATAATATGGTAGATAGATATATAGAGGATGAGATTATCAGTGTATGTGAAGAAAATGGAATAGGAATTGTTCCTTTTTCACCATTAGCTCAAGGATTGCTCACAGGAAAGTATAAAAAAGGGTTGAAAATTCCAGAAGGTTCTAGAGCAACTCATCAACCAGATAAACAAATTAATCAATTACTTACAGATGAGAATTTAGATAAAGTAGAAAAGTTAAGTAAGATAGCAGAAGAGATTGGTACTAACATGTCAGTATTAGCACTTGCATGGATTTTAAATAAGCCTAGTATAAGTAGTGTAATTACAGGTGCTACAAAGCCAGAACAGTTAAAAAATAATATTGTTGCAAGTGGATTTGAAATTCCTAAAGATGCTATGGCTGAAATTGAAAAAATATTGAACTATCATCCTTTTGAAAGGCATGTAGGTTAA
- a CDS encoding N-acetylmuramoyl-L-alanine amidase — protein sequence MRHFIKTILIALSIMFFCVGMVEAKDITILIDPGHGGLDGGAKSAEGLLEKHINLKIGTFLKECLEEGGYKVHMTRTEDISLHTQDSSVRSEKLQDLHARCEMKNSTECDIFISIHLNAFPEVYVKGPQVWYASNIKSKLLAEVIQKYLEADLEITKKRFAKDAKNSYIILRNPTDRADVLVECGFLSNPEEAQKLNNEEYQRKISKAIKAAIDNYVERQKDLQ from the coding sequence ATGAGACACTTTATAAAGACAATACTAATAGCTTTATCTATTATGTTTTTTTGTGTTGGAATGGTAGAAGCAAAGGATATAACGATACTTATAGATCCAGGTCATGGAGGTTTGGATGGAGGTGCGAAAAGTGCTGAGGGGCTTCTTGAGAAACATATAAATTTGAAGATTGGAACTTTTCTTAAGGAATGCTTAGAGGAAGGTGGATATAAGGTACATATGACAAGAACTGAGGATATTTCTTTGCATACACAGGATTCTTCTGTAAGGTCAGAAAAGTTGCAGGATCTACATGCCAGATGCGAAATGAAGAATTCAACTGAATGTGATATTTTTATAAGTATACACTTAAATGCATTCCCAGAAGTTTATGTTAAAGGTCCACAAGTATGGTATGCTTCAAATATTAAAAGTAAACTCTTGGCGGAGGTGATTCAAAAATATCTAGAAGCAGATTTAGAAATAACAAAGAAGAGATTTGCAAAAGATGCAAAAAATTCTTATATAATATTAAGAAATCCTACAGATAGAGCAGATGTCCTTGTTGAGTGTGGTTTTTTATCTAATCCTGAAGAAGCACAAAAGCTAAATAACGAGGAATATCAACGAAAAATTTCCAAGGCAATAAAA
- a CDS encoding MerR family transcriptional regulator, with translation MAYTIKQAAELTNLTPSTLRYYDKEGLIPILKRTPSGIRIFDDIDISWISLICCLKNSGMPIEEIKSFMALCLQGKNACEDRKKVLEKHKESIERQIQTLEHSLNTINYKIDNYKEIGIFHIDGH, from the coding sequence ATGGCATATACAATTAAACAAGCTGCCGAACTTACTAACTTAACACCATCAACTCTTAGATATTATGATAAAGAAGGGCTTATTCCTATTTTAAAACGTACTCCTTCTGGGATACGTATCTTTGATGATATAGATATTAGTTGGATTAGCCTTATATGTTGTCTAAAAAACAGTGGTATGCCTATAGAGGAAATTAAATCTTTTATGGCTCTATGCCTTCAAGGAAAAAATGCTTGCGAAGATCGTAAAAAGGTTTTGGAAAAGCATAAAGAATCTATTGAGAGACAGATTCAAACACTTGAGCACAGCCTCAATACAATAAATTACAAAATTGATAATTATAAAGAGATAGGGATCTTCCACATAGATGGTCATTAA
- a CDS encoding helix-turn-helix transcriptional regulator, with product MSEELILKNRLKVARAEKNISQGELARMVGVSRQTISSIETGHFNPTAKLALIFCIALDKKFEDLFYFD from the coding sequence ATGAGCGAAGAATTAATATTGAAAAATAGATTAAAGGTGGCAAGAGCAGAAAAAAATATTTCTCAAGGAGAGTTAGCAAGGATGGTTGGAGTATCAAGGCAGACCATCAGTTCTATTGAAACAGGACACTTTAATCCTACTGCTAAATTAGCGTTAATATTTTGTATAGCTTTAGATAAAAAATTTGAAGATTTATTTTATTTTGATTAA
- a CDS encoding DUF6442 family protein, protein MNKEEILARVKNEGIDEREQQVLSQSFGFGAIVVVILCFIFSIIKAIEGQSFYEFGIIIFAYLSASNFYQYKKIGEKKYLIVGIFTAITVILSFIGYFLIR, encoded by the coding sequence ATGAATAAAGAAGAAATCCTGGCAAGAGTAAAAAATGAAGGTATAGATGAAAGAGAGCAACAAGTGTTAAGTCAGTCTTTTGGTTTTGGGGCAATAGTCGTTGTAATACTATGTTTTATATTCAGTATTATAAAAGCTATAGAAGGTCAAAGCTTCTATGAATTTGGTATTATCATTTTTGCATATCTTTCTGCAAGTAACTTTTATCAATATAAAAAAATAGGAGAAAAGAAATACCTTATAGTAGGAATTTTTACTGCGATAACTGTTATTCTCAGCTTTATTGGGTACTTTTTAATAAGGTGA
- a CDS encoding citrate/2-methylcitrate synthase, with amino-acid sequence MIHTKKEQLKQFTDKYGQVCKENGHINSELYDEYGVKRGLRDNNGKGVLSGLTNISLIQAYEEKNGTMMPCDGKLLYRGYNITDLIKGINKGNRFGFEEITYLLLFGELPNSSQLKEFKKILTASRHLPTNFTRDVIMKAPSKDIMNSLTKSVLTLASYDDKVSDLSISNVLSQCLKLISVFPMLAVYGYHAYNYYACDDSFYIHRPDENLSMAENILRMLRPDKKYTELEAKVLDIALILHMEHGGGNNSTFTARVVSSSGSDTYSVVAASLSSLKGPKHGGANIKVVEMISDIKAHVGDLSDEVAVKEYLEKIVDKQAFDKSGLIYGMGHAVYSLSDPRERIFRNFVEKLAEEKGKNDDFKLYSMIEKLAPEVIAEKRRIYKGVSPNVDFYSGLVYSMLDIPLELYTPIFAMARIVGWSAHRLEELINMDKIIRPAYESIVSEKNYIEIDDRTFD; translated from the coding sequence ATGATACACACAAAAAAAGAACAATTAAAACAATTTACAGACAAATACGGCCAAGTATGCAAAGAAAATGGGCATATTAATAGTGAATTATATGATGAATATGGGGTTAAAAGGGGATTAAGAGATAATAACGGTAAAGGAGTCTTATCAGGACTGACTAATATCTCGTTAATCCAAGCTTATGAAGAGAAAAATGGGACAATGATGCCTTGTGATGGTAAGTTGCTATACAGGGGCTATAATATAACAGATTTAATAAAGGGAATTAATAAAGGCAACAGATTTGGGTTTGAAGAAATTACATACCTACTGCTATTTGGAGAGTTGCCAAATTCTTCACAACTAAAAGAATTTAAAAAAATATTAACTGCAAGTAGACATCTTCCAACAAACTTTACAAGAGATGTTATTATGAAAGCACCAAGTAAAGATATTATGAATTCCTTAACTAAGAGTGTACTAACATTAGCTTCATATGATGATAAAGTATCAGATTTAAGCATTAGTAATGTTCTTTCTCAATGTTTAAAGCTTATAAGTGTATTCCCAATGCTTGCTGTGTATGGTTATCATGCATACAATTATTATGCATGTGATGATAGTTTTTATATTCATAGACCAGATGAAAATCTTTCTATGGCAGAGAATATATTAAGAATGTTACGACCAGATAAAAAGTATACAGAACTTGAAGCAAAAGTCCTTGATATCGCTTTAATTCTTCATATGGAACATGGCGGTGGTAATAACTCTACATTTACTGCAAGAGTTGTATCTTCTTCTGGTTCCGATACTTATTCAGTTGTTGCTGCATCTTTATCATCTTTAAAAGGACCAAAACATGGTGGAGCGAACATCAAGGTTGTTGAAATGATATCTGATATAAAAGCACATGTTGGAGATTTATCTGATGAAGTAGCTGTAAAGGAATATTTAGAAAAGATTGTTGATAAGCAAGCATTTGATAAAAGTGGTTTAATATACGGTATGGGACACGCTGTTTATTCCTTATCAGATCCAAGAGAAAGAATTTTTAGAAACTTTGTTGAAAAATTAGCTGAAGAAAAAGGCAAGAATGATGATTTTAAGCTTTATTCTATGATAGAAAAATTAGCACCAGAGGTAATTGCTGAAAAAAGACGTATCTATAAAGGGGTTAGCCCTAATGTTGATTTCTATAGCGGATTGGTTTATAGTATGTTAGATATTCCACTTGAACTATATACACCTATTTTTGCTATGGCTAGAATAGTTGGATGGAGTGCTCATCGTCTTGAAGAACTTATTAATATGGATAAGATTATTAGACCAGCATATGAAAGTATTGTTTCAGAGAAGAATTATATTGAAATCGATGATAGAACTTTTGATTAA